Proteins from a genomic interval of Pseudoalteromonas aliena SW19:
- the purL gene encoding phosphoribosylformylglycinamidine synthase: MLILRGAPALSEFRVNKILARCQQSQLPVTNVYAEYTHFADLTSPLSAAEQTKLEKLLTYGPTIAEHTPAGKLVLVTPRPGTISPWASKATDIAHNCGLKQVHRVERGIAYYVEGDLNAGQFAQVTALLHDRMTEATHCEFENAAQLFRSDAPRQMSSVDILGGGREALAKANVEQGFALADDEIDYLVENFIKLGRNPNDIELFMFAQANSEHCRHKIFNADWTIDGKEQPKSLFKMIKNTFELNPENVLSAYKDNAAVMKGSKAGRFFPNAQGEYAYHQEDIEILMKVETHNHPTAIAPFSGAATGSGGEIRDEGATGRGSKPKAGLVGFTVSNLRIPGYEQPWESDFGKPGRIVNALDIMTEGPLGGAAFNNEFGRPNLLGYFRTYEEKVTSHNGEEVRGYHKPIMLAGGLGNIRSDHVQKGDIPVGAKLIALGGPAMNIGLGGGAASSMASGQSNEDLDFASVQRENPEMERRCQEVIDKCWQLGDENPIAFIHDVGAGGLSNAFPELVNDGGRGGKFQLRSIPNDEPGMAPHEIWCNESQERYVLAVGVEDFDRFEAICKRERAQYAVIGEATAEPHLTVSDSHFENNPVDLPLDVLLGKAPKMHRDVTSKQVVGKALDTTLINAADAAQRLMRLPAIAEKTFLITIGDRSVTGLVARDQMVGPWQVPVANCAVTAATYDTYHGEAMSLGERTPAALLNYGASARLAVAESLTNIACANIGSLENIKLSANWMAAAGHPGEDAGLYEAVKAVGEELCPALGLTIPVGKDSMSMKTTWKDEGDSQEQSVTSPLSLVITAFGRVDDVRKTVTPELRTNKGDTSLILVDLGAGKNRMGASSLAQVYKQLGDVTPDVDNPELLKGFYNAMQALVADSKLLAYHDRSDGGLFTTVAEMAFTGHTGVTVDLAALTGSDIEALYNEELGAVIQVANSDLDAVNAVFKQHGIAAISHNIGTLNSDDTIIFNRGENTVLNHTRTELRTIWAETTYQMQARRDNPECAKQEFDAKFDAKDPGLNVKLNFDLNEDIAAPYIATGAKPQMAILREQGVNSHLEMAAAFNRAGFAAVDVHMSDILEGRLTLEQFKGLVACGGFSYGDVLGAGEGWAKSILFNDMARDQFQNFFHREDTFSLGVCNGCQMLSTLKELIPGTEHWPRFVTNKSERFEARFSLVEIQENPSVFFNGMAGSRMPIAVSHGEGHAEFANDAATKAALNSGTVAVKFVDNYGNPTTQYPANPNGSPEGITGITSTDGRATVMMPHPERVFRSVANSWHPDEWIEDSPWMRMFRNARKNVG, encoded by the coding sequence ATGTTGATCCTTCGTGGTGCACCAGCACTTTCAGAGTTCAGAGTTAATAAAATTTTAGCGCGTTGCCAACAATCGCAACTTCCTGTCACTAACGTATATGCCGAGTATACTCACTTTGCCGATTTAACATCGCCTTTGAGTGCTGCTGAGCAAACCAAGCTTGAAAAGCTATTAACTTACGGTCCAACTATTGCTGAGCATACCCCAGCAGGCAAACTTGTACTCGTTACACCTCGCCCTGGTACCATTTCACCTTGGGCATCTAAAGCAACTGACATTGCCCACAATTGTGGTTTAAAGCAAGTTCATCGCGTTGAACGCGGTATTGCTTATTATGTAGAAGGCGATTTAAACGCAGGGCAATTTGCACAAGTCACGGCGTTATTACACGACCGTATGACTGAAGCCACGCACTGTGAGTTTGAAAATGCAGCGCAGTTATTTCGCAGTGATGCACCGCGCCAAATGTCGTCTGTCGATATTCTAGGTGGTGGACGCGAAGCGTTAGCTAAAGCGAATGTTGAGCAAGGTTTTGCCCTTGCTGATGACGAAATAGACTACTTGGTAGAAAACTTTATAAAGTTAGGGCGTAACCCTAACGACATCGAATTATTTATGTTTGCACAAGCAAACTCAGAGCATTGTCGTCATAAAATATTTAATGCTGACTGGACAATCGATGGAAAAGAACAGCCAAAATCGCTGTTTAAAATGATTAAAAATACGTTTGAGCTAAATCCTGAAAATGTATTGTCGGCGTATAAAGATAACGCGGCAGTAATGAAAGGCTCAAAAGCGGGTCGCTTCTTCCCCAATGCGCAAGGTGAATATGCGTATCATCAAGAAGACATTGAAATACTAATGAAGGTTGAAACTCATAACCACCCAACCGCTATTGCGCCATTCTCTGGTGCGGCTACAGGCTCTGGTGGTGAGATTCGCGATGAAGGCGCAACAGGTCGTGGCTCTAAGCCAAAAGCAGGTTTAGTTGGCTTTACTGTATCAAACTTACGTATTCCAGGTTACGAGCAACCATGGGAAAGCGATTTTGGTAAGCCGGGTCGTATTGTTAACGCACTTGATATAATGACAGAAGGTCCGCTAGGTGGCGCTGCATTTAATAATGAGTTTGGTCGTCCTAACTTATTAGGTTACTTCCGTACTTACGAAGAAAAAGTAACAAGCCATAATGGCGAAGAAGTACGTGGTTATCATAAACCAATTATGCTTGCCGGTGGTTTAGGTAATATTCGCTCTGATCATGTTCAAAAAGGCGATATTCCTGTTGGCGCTAAATTAATTGCGCTAGGTGGGCCTGCAATGAACATTGGTTTAGGTGGTGGTGCTGCATCAAGCATGGCTTCTGGTCAATCGAACGAAGATTTAGATTTTGCTTCAGTACAACGCGAAAATCCAGAAATGGAACGTCGTTGCCAAGAAGTTATCGATAAATGCTGGCAGCTAGGTGATGAAAACCCAATTGCATTCATCCACGATGTAGGTGCTGGCGGTTTATCAAATGCGTTTCCTGAGCTTGTTAATGATGGCGGACGTGGTGGTAAGTTCCAATTACGTAGCATTCCTAACGATGAGCCAGGCATGGCACCACACGAAATTTGGTGTAATGAATCACAAGAGCGTTATGTACTCGCTGTTGGCGTAGAAGACTTTGACCGCTTTGAAGCAATTTGTAAGCGTGAACGTGCCCAGTACGCTGTTATAGGTGAAGCAACCGCTGAACCTCACTTAACAGTGTCAGACAGCCATTTTGAAAATAACCCTGTTGATTTACCGCTGGACGTATTATTAGGTAAAGCACCTAAAATGCACCGCGATGTAACGTCAAAGCAAGTTGTTGGTAAAGCGCTTGATACTACATTAATAAATGCAGCAGATGCAGCGCAGCGCTTAATGCGTTTACCAGCCATTGCAGAAAAAACATTCCTAATAACAATCGGCGATCGCTCAGTTACGGGTTTAGTAGCGCGCGATCAAATGGTTGGTCCTTGGCAAGTACCTGTTGCTAACTGTGCCGTCACTGCAGCAACGTACGATACATACCACGGTGAAGCTATGTCACTTGGTGAACGTACTCCTGCAGCATTACTTAATTACGGTGCATCTGCTCGTTTAGCGGTAGCTGAGTCGTTAACTAATATTGCCTGTGCAAACATTGGTAGCCTTGAAAACATTAAGTTATCGGCAAACTGGATGGCAGCAGCGGGTCACCCAGGTGAAGATGCTGGTTTATATGAAGCTGTTAAAGCCGTTGGCGAAGAGCTTTGTCCTGCGCTTGGTTTAACAATTCCTGTAGGTAAAGATTCTATGTCGATGAAAACGACATGGAAAGATGAAGGTGACTCACAAGAGCAATCAGTAACATCACCGCTTTCACTGGTTATAACTGCGTTTGGTCGTGTTGACGACGTACGTAAAACAGTAACACCAGAGCTACGTACAAATAAAGGCGATACATCGCTTATATTAGTTGATTTAGGTGCGGGTAAAAACCGCATGGGCGCATCAAGCCTTGCACAGGTTTATAAGCAATTGGGTGATGTAACCCCTGATGTTGATAACCCAGAGTTATTAAAAGGCTTTTATAACGCAATGCAAGCGCTTGTGGCTGATAGTAAGTTACTTGCTTATCATGACCGCTCAGACGGTGGTTTATTTACCACGGTTGCTGAAATGGCGTTTACGGGTCATACCGGTGTAACGGTTGATTTAGCAGCTTTAACAGGTTCAGACATTGAAGCGCTTTATAACGAAGAGCTAGGTGCAGTAATTCAAGTTGCAAATAGTGATTTAGATGCAGTAAATGCGGTGTTTAAACAACATGGTATTGCAGCAATTAGCCACAACATCGGTACACTTAATAGCGACGATACGATTATATTTAACCGTGGCGAAAACACGGTACTTAATCATACGCGTACTGAGCTTCGTACTATTTGGGCTGAAACAACGTATCAAATGCAAGCCCGTCGTGATAATCCTGAGTGTGCTAAGCAAGAGTTTGATGCAAAATTTGATGCAAAAGATCCAGGCTTAAATGTAAAGCTTAACTTTGATTTAAACGAAGACATAGCAGCGCCATACATTGCAACCGGTGCTAAACCGCAAATGGCTATTTTACGTGAGCAAGGTGTTAATTCTCATTTAGAAATGGCGGCAGCGTTTAACCGTGCAGGCTTTGCAGCCGTTGATGTACACATGAGCGACATTTTAGAAGGTCGTTTAACACTAGAGCAGTTTAAAGGTTTAGTGGCATGTGGTGGTTTCTCATACGGTGACGTACTAGGTGCGGGTGAAGGTTGGGCTAAGTCTATTTTGTTTAACGACATGGCACGCGATCAGTTCCAAAACTTCTTCCATCGTGAAGATACCTTTAGCTTAGGTGTATGTAACGGTTGCCAAATGTTATCAACGTTGAAAGAGTTGATCCCTGGCACTGAGCACTGGCCGCGTTTTGTAACGAATAAATCAGAGCGTTTTGAAGCTCGCTTTAGTTTAGTAGAAATACAAGAGAACCCGTCTGTGTTCTTTAATGGAATGGCAGGTTCACGTATGCCTATAGCGGTTTCTCATGGTGAAGGTCATGCTGAGTTTGCAAACGATGCAGCCACTAAAGCGGCGCTTAATAGCGGCACTGTCGCGGTTAAGTTTGTAGATAACTACGGTAACCCTACAACGCAGTACCCAGCGAATCCTAATGGTTCCCCAGAAGGTATTACAGGTATTACGTCAACTGATGGCCGCGCCACTGTAATGATGCCGCATCCAGAACGCGTATTCAGAAGCGTTGCCAATTCTTGGCATCCTGATGAGTGGATCGAGGATAGCCCGTGGATGCGTATGTTCCGTAACGCACGCAAAAACGTAGGGTAA
- the mltF gene encoding membrane-bound lytic murein transglycosylase MltF — translation MFKEKLIIIITLVMLLCACDMQEQPTQLAQIKEQNKIRVGTLASASNYYQAVQGEQGFEYELSQAFAEYLGVELEIVPFFNLSDMFERLENGDLDLIASGLTYNKARAEQYRYGPTYRTISQKLVYKQGRVRPRDFDDLDGNFTVIAKSSHSLTLQKIKKNNPKLTWTESEEFDEEELLQAVIDGEIDYTLADTHTLSLFRRYHPNLSIGFSVSHNDPIAWILQKTKDDSLYALLVPFFGDIKQSNQLYVLEEKYFGHVRQFNYVNTLAYIEAIKETLPTYQPWFEQYAGSLDWRLLAALSYQESMWNPRAKSPTGVRGIMMLTRSTAKQVGVTNRLEPEQNIRGGAKYLTKLIKRIPDRIPQPDRTWLALAAYNVGWGHVNDARIITEQQGASPDKWADVKKRLPFLIKKRYYRKTRYGYARGDVAVKYVDNIRRYYDALVWLDENNAITEEREPEPITELSTDTDTKPKLNETSDVKSETSGAQTEKTTSFN, via the coding sequence ATGTTCAAAGAAAAACTAATAATAATCATTACTTTAGTTATGTTGTTATGTGCATGTGATATGCAAGAACAACCAACTCAACTCGCCCAAATAAAAGAGCAAAATAAAATTCGTGTAGGCACACTTGCCAGTGCTAGTAACTATTATCAAGCGGTACAAGGCGAGCAAGGTTTTGAATATGAATTATCACAAGCTTTTGCCGAATATTTAGGTGTAGAGCTTGAAATAGTACCATTTTTTAACTTATCTGATATGTTTGAACGCCTTGAAAACGGCGACTTAGATTTAATTGCCTCAGGACTTACCTATAATAAAGCTCGGGCAGAGCAATATCGCTATGGCCCAACTTATCGCACAATTAGCCAAAAGTTAGTTTATAAACAAGGGCGTGTTCGCCCACGTGACTTTGACGACCTAGATGGTAACTTTACCGTTATAGCTAAAAGTAGTCACTCGCTTACTCTACAAAAAATAAAGAAAAACAACCCCAAGCTAACTTGGACAGAAAGCGAAGAGTTTGACGAAGAAGAGCTTCTGCAAGCGGTTATTGATGGTGAGATAGATTACACACTTGCCGACACACATACGTTGTCATTATTTCGTCGTTATCACCCAAATTTAAGTATTGGTTTTTCAGTGAGTCATAACGACCCTATTGCATGGATACTTCAAAAAACAAAAGACGATTCATTATATGCTTTACTCGTACCTTTTTTTGGTGATATAAAACAAAGCAACCAACTTTACGTACTTGAAGAAAAGTACTTTGGTCACGTACGCCAATTTAATTATGTAAACACTCTCGCCTATATAGAAGCAATTAAAGAAACTTTACCCACCTATCAGCCATGGTTTGAACAATATGCTGGGAGTCTTGATTGGCGTTTATTAGCAGCACTTAGTTATCAAGAATCGATGTGGAATCCACGCGCTAAATCTCCTACTGGCGTGCGCGGTATAATGATGCTTACTCGCAGCACGGCAAAGCAGGTTGGTGTCACTAACAGATTAGAACCTGAACAAAATATTCGCGGTGGTGCAAAATATTTAACTAAGCTGATTAAACGCATTCCAGACAGAATCCCGCAACCGGATAGAACATGGCTTGCATTAGCAGCTTACAATGTAGGTTGGGGCCACGTTAACGATGCTCGCATAATTACCGAACAACAAGGTGCAAGCCCCGATAAATGGGCTGACGTTAAAAAACGCCTGCCATTTTTAATTAAAAAGCGCTATTACCGTAAAACCCGCTACGGTTATGCTCGTGGCGATGTCGCTGTTAAATACGTTGATAATATCCGTCGCTATTACGACGCACTTGTTTGGTTAGATGAAAATAATGCCATTACAGAAGAACGTGAGCCAGAACCAATCACAGAGCTGAGCACTGATACTGATACCAAGCCAAAGCTAAACGAAACAAGTGACGTAAAAAGTGAGACAAGTGGAGCTCAAACAGAAAAAACAACAAGCTTTAATTGA
- the tadA gene encoding tRNA adenosine(34) deaminase TadA — MNEPFDDSYWMEQALLYAKQAEQLNEIPVGAIVVKDNQLVSAGYNRSITDNDPSAHAEMIAIREAGKVLNNYRLIDCTLYVTLEPCSMCAGLLVHSRIKRLVFGAADAKTGSAGSIMNLLQEPRLNHQVEVFGGILSEQCGNAISDFFKSRRAQIKAAKKAARDAADFN; from the coding sequence ATGAACGAGCCATTTGACGATTCTTATTGGATGGAACAAGCACTTTTGTATGCTAAACAAGCAGAACAGCTTAATGAAATACCAGTAGGTGCAATTGTAGTGAAAGATAACCAACTAGTTTCAGCTGGCTATAACCGTTCAATAACGGATAACGATCCCTCCGCGCATGCCGAAATGATTGCAATACGTGAAGCTGGAAAAGTACTAAATAATTACCGCTTAATTGATTGTACGTTGTACGTGACGCTAGAGCCTTGCTCCATGTGTGCGGGATTGTTAGTTCATAGTCGAATAAAGCGTTTAGTTTTTGGTGCTGCGGATGCAAAAACAGGATCTGCAGGCTCTATAATGAATTTGCTGCAAGAGCCTAGATTGAATCATCAGGTAGAAGTGTTTGGTGGCATTTTAAGTGAGCAGTGTGGGAATGCTATTTCGGATTTTTTTAAATCTAGAAGGGCACAAATTAAAGCAGCTAAAAAAGCTGCTCGTGATGCCGCTGATTTTAATTAG